One window of Perca fluviatilis chromosome 12, GENO_Pfluv_1.0, whole genome shotgun sequence genomic DNA carries:
- the LOC120569405 gene encoding uncharacterized protein LOC120569405, which yields MRAMRTSITRMAQRMDTFEEKMDELLMLLRSSQSSPSVPVDDMLLSPCSTVTELHELDRSLGQQERRNKMQIFLTTFGGSTGGTAIRCMLRRVATNDVVKPYSLQGRKTKKAFQDLTICRVITAASQKNFPALTAADMDTWRPLTISNSPVSKVDSFKFLGSIISQDLKSESNILKKAQQRMYFLQQLRKHGLPQEQELLATFYTASVGQVTSKM from the exons ATGAGAG CCATGAGGACATCCATTACCCGCATGGCACAGCGGATGGACACatttgaggaaaagatggatgaGCTGCTCATGCTCTTAAGGAGCTCCCAGTCATCTCCCTCTGTTCCAGTTGATGACATGTTGCTGTCGCCCTGCTCAACAGTCACCGAGCTGCACGAGTTAGACAGGAGTCTCGGtcaacaggagaggaggaacaaAATG CAAATTTTCCTGACAACCTTTGGAGGTTCGACCGGAGGTACTGCCATCCGTTGCATGCTACGGCGAGTGGCAACCAATGACGTTGTAAAACCGTATAGCCTGCAgggcagaaagacaaagaaggccttccaggacctgacaatctgcagggttataacag CGGCCTCCCAGAAAAACTTCCCCgcgctgactgcagcagacATGGACACGTGGAGACCCCTCACAATATCCAACAGCCCAGTGTCAAAGGTGGACTCATTCAAGTTTCTGGGCTCCATCATTTCCCAGGATCTGAAGTCAGAGTCCAACATCCTTAAAAAGGCTcagcagaggatgtacttcctacaGCAACTGCGGAAGCACGGCCTACCACAAGAGCAAGAGCTGTTGGCCACCTTCTACACTGCCAGTGTTGgacaagttacttccaaaatgtaa